AGCCAGAGAGGATTCGGCCCAATATGCGGATATTTTGACAGGTGTCACGGTTCGTCTCAAGGAACCGGAATCGGTGATTCATCGCTGGAAGGAAACGGTGGCTGAGCTGTTAATGTAAAGCCATCTGATTATGATAAATAATCTATGTATTTACCAAGTTTACCGTTAAAATAAATGCGAGGGAATAAGCGCTTACAAGAAATCACGCTGAACTTGTTGGAACAAGAATTAGAGCGCGAGGGGAAGCTTGTTTCTTTTGAAGGAAAAATAGGAGGGATGAATATGTCTCGTTTTGACAAGGTAGATCAGCTATTGCAACAATTTATAGTAAATGGGCCGGCAGGTTGCGGTTGTGCCATTGCCCAGAATGGTGAAGTGTTGTATGAAGGGTATCATGGATATGCTGATCTGGAAGCCGGAAAGCCAATCACTGAGGATACAGTGTATCGCTTGTTTTCCATGACAAAGGTTGTTGTCTGTGCGGCTGCACTTATGCTGTACGAACGTGGGCAATTTTTGTTGAATGAACCCTTGTATGAATATTTTCCCGAATATCGTAATGCGCATGTATTCAAAACCGCTCCTAACGGATACACCTACGTGGATAAGGCAGAGAATCCCATTTTAATTAAGCATATATTCAATATGAGTATGGGTCTTCCTTACGCTTCCGATTCTTCAGAAACAGGAAAAGCTATGCAGAAGGCCATTGCAGGATTAAAGGAAAAGCAGGGGAAATATGACCTACGCACAGAAATTGAAGCGCTTTCTGAAGTTCCACTTGCGTTTGAGCCCGGAACACGCTGGTTATACGGATATGGACATGATTTTGTTGCAGGCCTTATTGAAGTGATTTCAGGTAAATCAGTAGGACAATTTTTAAAGGATGAAATCTTTGATCCACTTGGAATGAACAATACAGGTTACCGTTATCGTGGAGATATTGAATCGCGGATGGCCTCCATGTATCAACGGAAAGACGCCGGAAAACTTGAAAAAATGGAGGGTTTCCTGGATGAATATCATCAGCCAGATGCTATATATGAAGGCGGAGGCGCAGGTTTATATTCGACAGTCAAAGATTACCTCACATTTGCACAAATGATGTCAAATGGCGGCACGGTAAACGGTGTGAACTTATTGGGGAGAAAAACCATTGATTTAATGCGCACCAATCATCTGAATACAGCTCAACTATCGGATTTCACCAATTCATACCATACAGGTTATGGCTATGGACTTGGTGTGCGCACGTTAATGGATAAAGCGGTTGGGCATGCAAACAGCTCGATTGGAGAATTTGGCTGGACGGGAATGGCAGGCACCTGGGTTTCTATAGATCCGAGCGAACAATTCTCCGTCGTATATATGCATCAGCTCGATCCCAATATGGAAGAGTACCATCATTTGAGAGTTCGCGCGGCAGCTTATAGCTGTTTATAAATGCGGGATTGTGGATCTGTTGTGAAAACTCTTCACTATGGCCCTGAAGATACACAAATTGTAATGTCTAAATCTTTATCAGAAATGATCTAGTTAATAAGGACCAAATTTCCCTTGAAGCCTAAACTATTCTTTTCCATATGACGACATAAAACGTAGGTATAAGGATTTTGCGAAATCCTTAATTTAAGTTTTGAAATGGGAGGGAATTAGATTTTGAAGAATAGATGGTCCGGTTTTCTGGCGTTGGTCATCCTGATTTCAAGTTTTACATCATATGCAGGGTTTGCATCTGCAGCAGAAGCAGTGCTTTCCAAGATTGTCCTTTCGTCTAACGAGGTAACTTTGCAACAGGGGGATACAGCTGCATTGACGGCTACGGCTGTTTTTAGTGATGGGACAACCTCAAATGTAACCGTAAGCACGGATTGGAAAAGTGATAACACAGCTATTGCTACTGTGTATAATGGTACAGTTTCGGCCAAGGCTGAAGGGGAAGCCACCGTGGTTGCGACCTATAAAGATAAGGTACAATCGGTTCAGGTACATGTAACGAAAAAGGTTAAGGCGCTGACATCTAGTGTACAAAGCCTGAACTTGCGTTCAAGCGGTACAGGACAGGTTGATTTGACAGCGACATACAGTGATAATACAACAGCTCAGGTTTCGGGTGATGCTACTTGGACCTCGGATAATCAAAAGATTGCAACTGTAGTTAACGGTTTGGTTACCGCTCAGGGAGCAGGTACAGCCAATATTAAGGCCGTATATGGTCAGCAGACCGTAACCATTGCTGTACAGGTAGAGCAAGTTAAACGTCTTGATGTCAGTTCATCAGAGGTTTCTCTTTTGCTGAAGGATACTGAGAAGGTTAAACTTTCAGCGACGTTCCCGGATGGATCGGTACAGGACGTGACAGAGTCCGCTGAGTGGAGCTCCAGCAATGCAGCTGTGGCGGATGTACTGAAAGGCACCATTACCGGCTATAGCGCGGGAAAGGCGACAATTACAGGTAAATATGGCACGATGTCCGCTACGATTTCGGTGGATGTCGATCAAACGAATAAGCTGAAAGCCAGCGAATCCAATATTTTTCTCCGTTTGGATGAATCTAAAAAAATACAGGTTTCTGCTGTTTACCCGGATGGAACAGTAACGGATATCACGGATAAAGCTACTTGGGCATCAAGCGATGAAAAAATTGCAACGGTGAATAAAGGAACGATTATGGCCATCGGTGCGGGTTCGGCAACGGTGACCGCTAAGTATGGAGATAAGACCGTTTCGATCAAGACAGATGTCGAAACCTCTAGATTTCTGGATTTGAGCGAGGACAAGCTGAGCTTGAATGCCAAGGAATCCAAAAAGCTCAAGCTGACCGCAACGTACGTAACAGGTACGGAAGAAGATATCACAAGTAAGGCAGAGTGGAAGTCCAGCAATGAAGATATCGCTTTTGTCAGCGCGGGGGAAGTCACAGGTTATAAAACAGGTGAGGCTACCATCACCGCTTCTTATGGCGGCAAAACAGCTACAGCTACGGTATCCGTAAATGTACCCGGGGATCTGTCTCTGTCCTCCAAAACGGCAACAATTGATATTAATGAGGACTATACTGCAACTTTGACGGCTACTTATGCGGATGGGCGTAAGGAAGATGTAACACAGGATGCAGAATGGGCTTCAAGCGCGGAAGATATTGCCTCTGTGTCCAAAGGAACGATTACGGGTAAATCTGCTGGTAAAGCGGTTATTACAGCGACCTATAATGGCAAAAAACTAACAATTAACGTACAAGTGGGCCTTGTAGACCGTCTGGAAACAGACTCGCGTGTAATTGCGCTTGGTGCTCAGGAAACGAAGCAGCTGAAAGTAACAGGAGTTAAGAGTGGTGGTACAAAAACAGATGTAACCAAGGATGCCACCTGGACAACTAGCAATGTAAAAGTGGTTGAAGTTAGCGAAGGTTTGATCAAAGCGAATGGTAGTGGTAAGGCAACTGTGACTGCTTCATATGGCAAGCAAAACATTACGTTTACGGTAGAAGTGGACGTAGCGCAAAAGATTGAAGCGGATGCAATCGCGCTATCGCTCAAATCTGGAGATCAAAAAACCATCGCGATTGTGGTTAAATCGAGCGATGGTAAAGAAAAGGATGTTACAACCCAAGCTGAATGGAAAACGTCCAATTATAAGGTAGCCACTGTTAAAAAGGGTCAGGTTACCGCGGTCAGCTACGGTAAAGCTAACATTCAGGCGAAGTTCGGCGGGAAGATCATCAGCGTACCTGTAGATGTTGATACGCTTAAATATTTGCAAACAGACGAAGTCGCCTTGAATTTGAAGGCAGGACAGCTGGCTAAGGTTACGGCTACAGCCACGTATAAGGATGAGTCGGAGAAGGATGTTTCCAAACCGGCTGTCTGGTCCTCGTCCAGAATTATTGTGGCGACCGTCAAAGACGGTAACATTAAGGCACAGGGCAAGGGTAAAGCAGTAATTACTGTGAAATATGCAGGTAAAATGACGAAGATACAGGTAACCGTTCAGTAATCTGTAACCCGACTAAAAAGAAAAAGAGCAAGCATACGTCCAGCGACGATATGCTTGCTCTTTTCTTTATAAGGGCGAATTCTCTTTCCCTAGGACAATGTAGGGGAGAGGTAGTCGCCTTGTTTTATAGAGGAAAAGTAATTGGTTTAAAGCTTAGAAATTACGACTTATTCTTCTTGATTGATGTGTTGCGTGTCAGTGATTCGGTCAAACGCTTGCCAGTGGGTGTCTGGGCCAAGCCGCCTTTGGCGGTCTCGCGGTGCTTTGATGGCATTGCGCTGCCGACTTCAAGCATTACGTCAATGACTTCGTCAGACGGAATGGCGCTGCGTACACCCGCCAAAGCCATATCCGCTGCGGCAAGTGCGGTCACGGCTCCCAGCCCGTTGCGCACGATGCATGGAATCTCGACGAGGCCGGCGACGGGGTCGCAAATCAGACCGAGCGTGTTCTTGAGCGCTAGGCCTACGGCGTGAACGGCCTGCTCAGGTGTGCCACCGCGTAGCTCCACCATCGCGCCAGCGGCCATCCCGATGGCTGAGCCAATCTCAGCCTGACAGCCTCCCTCCGCGCCGGAAATGAAGGAATTGTTGGCGATGACGTAGCCAATGGCTCCGGCTGCGAACAAGCCGTGCACCATATGCTCATCATCCCAGCCGAACCGCTCCTGCGCACTAATGAACACACCGGGGATGACTCCACAAGAGCCAGCAGTGGGCGTAGCCACAATACGCCCCATGGATGCATTAACCTCCGACACGGATAGCGCATAAGCCATGGCGAGTGCAGAGGCGTCGCCGGAGCAGGTTTCCCCTGCCCGCAGATACTCGGCCAGACGCTTGCCATCACCGCCCGTTAATCCACTGCGGGATACGGTGTCTTGTGTCTGACCACGATGAACGGCCTCCTTCATGACTTCATAATAATCAGACATTTGGCGAAAGATTTCTTCCTCCGTTGTATTCGTTTCTTGTACCTGCTCTTGAATCATCAAGCGGCCAATCGTGGTGGATTCTTCAGCGCATAAAGCGCTGATCTCATGCAGATGGCTAAACCGCATCGGATTCAGCTCCTTTTTTCAAATTAATCATCTTAATTTCATACATATGAGGTAAAGAACGCAGTTCCGCAATCAGTTCAGCTGGAGCAGAACTGTCCGTTTCAATGGCGGTGAGTGCTTCACCATCCCGGCCTTTGCGATCTACGTGCATATAGGCAATGTTAATGTGGGCCGCGCCCAGCGCTGAAGTTATTGCGCCCAATGTACCGGGCTTATCCGAGTGGAGAAGCACCAGCGTAGGCAGCTCCCCGGTCAGATTGACCCGGAATTCGTTGAGTTGCTGGACATGGATGCTGCCGCCGCCGATGGAGGAGCCCAGCAGTGTGCGCTGATCCTCGCCCTTCCACAACTCGAAACGGACGGTGTTCGGATGAGGAGCGGGGAGTCCATTGACGGCGAATTCCACGGTCATCCCGGCTTGCTCGGCCCATTGCTCGGCATCTGGAATCCGGTGATCGTCCGTATCGTAATTAAGCAGTCCTGCGATGAGCGCCAGATCCGTACCGTGTCCTTTATACGTATCGGCAAAGGAGCCGTACAGTGTCATACGGGCACGGTCAGGCTGCGCCCCGAGCCAGTGCCGGGCAACGCGTGCGAGTCGCACCGCGCCTGCGGTGTGTGAACTGGAAGGTCCGGTCATGGCCGGGCCGATAATAGAAAATACATCTTTGAAACGCATGGTGTGGCCCCCTGTATGTTCTAATACCATACTATATGGTATTTCCGCGTCTTTGCGCGGTTATGACGGTTCCTAATGCTGACGCACAATGTGAGCACAAAAAAGGACAGGATAAGGAAGTTTCCCTTATCTCTGTCCTCGTTACCTGAGAGTTTCGTGCGGTGTTCTTACCGCCTTACCCCTTGGGTGGCTTGCGCTCTCTCCAGAGTTGCGTCAGATGACGATACATGGACCTGAGAGATTATCCGCCAGCCGGGTGCTGGCGTCTTGCTCCTTCGGTGCCGCCAGAGTGTAAGCCCCCTGGACAGACTCTCCCGTCATCTTCATTCGCGTATACCGTTCTACATGTCTTTCTTAGCGTAATGTATGACGTGC
The Paenibacillus peoriae DNA segment above includes these coding regions:
- the sdaAB gene encoding L-serine ammonia-lyase, iron-sulfur-dependent subunit beta: MRFKDVFSIIGPAMTGPSSSHTAGAVRLARVARHWLGAQPDRARMTLYGSFADTYKGHGTDLALIAGLLNYDTDDHRIPDAEQWAEQAGMTVEFAVNGLPAPHPNTVRFELWKGEDQRTLLGSSIGGGSIHVQQLNEFRVNLTGELPTLVLLHSDKPGTLGAITSALGAAHINIAYMHVDRKGRDGEALTAIETDSSAPAELIAELRSLPHMYEIKMINLKKGAESDAV
- a CDS encoding serine hydrolase domain-containing protein translates to MSRFDKVDQLLQQFIVNGPAGCGCAIAQNGEVLYEGYHGYADLEAGKPITEDTVYRLFSMTKVVVCAAALMLYERGQFLLNEPLYEYFPEYRNAHVFKTAPNGYTYVDKAENPILIKHIFNMSMGLPYASDSSETGKAMQKAIAGLKEKQGKYDLRTEIEALSEVPLAFEPGTRWLYGYGHDFVAGLIEVISGKSVGQFLKDEIFDPLGMNNTGYRYRGDIESRMASMYQRKDAGKLEKMEGFLDEYHQPDAIYEGGGAGLYSTVKDYLTFAQMMSNGGTVNGVNLLGRKTIDLMRTNHLNTAQLSDFTNSYHTGYGYGLGVRTLMDKAVGHANSSIGEFGWTGMAGTWVSIDPSEQFSVVYMHQLDPNMEEYHHLRVRAAAYSCL
- a CDS encoding Ig-like domain-containing protein; its protein translation is MKNRWSGFLALVILISSFTSYAGFASAAEAVLSKIVLSSNEVTLQQGDTAALTATAVFSDGTTSNVTVSTDWKSDNTAIATVYNGTVSAKAEGEATVVATYKDKVQSVQVHVTKKVKALTSSVQSLNLRSSGTGQVDLTATYSDNTTAQVSGDATWTSDNQKIATVVNGLVTAQGAGTANIKAVYGQQTVTIAVQVEQVKRLDVSSSEVSLLLKDTEKVKLSATFPDGSVQDVTESAEWSSSNAAVADVLKGTITGYSAGKATITGKYGTMSATISVDVDQTNKLKASESNIFLRLDESKKIQVSAVYPDGTVTDITDKATWASSDEKIATVNKGTIMAIGAGSATVTAKYGDKTVSIKTDVETSRFLDLSEDKLSLNAKESKKLKLTATYVTGTEEDITSKAEWKSSNEDIAFVSAGEVTGYKTGEATITASYGGKTATATVSVNVPGDLSLSSKTATIDINEDYTATLTATYADGRKEDVTQDAEWASSAEDIASVSKGTITGKSAGKAVITATYNGKKLTINVQVGLVDRLETDSRVIALGAQETKQLKVTGVKSGGTKTDVTKDATWTTSNVKVVEVSEGLIKANGSGKATVTASYGKQNITFTVEVDVAQKIEADAIALSLKSGDQKTIAIVVKSSDGKEKDVTTQAEWKTSNYKVATVKKGQVTAVSYGKANIQAKFGGKIISVPVDVDTLKYLQTDEVALNLKAGQLAKVTATATYKDESEKDVSKPAVWSSSRIIVATVKDGNIKAQGKGKAVITVKYAGKMTKIQVTVQ
- the sdaAA gene encoding L-serine ammonia-lyase, iron-sulfur-dependent, subunit alpha translates to MRFSHLHEISALCAEESTTIGRLMIQEQVQETNTTEEEIFRQMSDYYEVMKEAVHRGQTQDTVSRSGLTGGDGKRLAEYLRAGETCSGDASALAMAYALSVSEVNASMGRIVATPTAGSCGVIPGVFISAQERFGWDDEHMVHGLFAAGAIGYVIANNSFISGAEGGCQAEIGSAIGMAAGAMVELRGGTPEQAVHAVGLALKNTLGLICDPVAGLVEIPCIVRNGLGAVTALAAADMALAGVRSAIPSDEVIDVMLEVGSAMPSKHRETAKGGLAQTPTGKRLTESLTRNTSIKKNKS